The following are encoded in a window of Primulina eburnea isolate SZY01 chromosome 4, ASM2296580v1, whole genome shotgun sequence genomic DNA:
- the LOC140830447 gene encoding protein TRIGALACTOSYLDIACYLGLYCEROL 1, chloroplastic isoform X2, with translation MLAAVQIHPLCCLSNRVSTISITCAAKNVNTRHRCISGQFDFVKGTKACQFFFPVRRGNTFVVFNTDDGHPVITPSEESVSEEETTEISADGYEPETFLSKWSPPRYLWRGLSILVLAGQVVFRAIKGKIHWKNTLQQLERVGPKSVGVCLLTSAFVGMAFAIQFVREFTRLGLNRSIGGVLALAFSRELSPVITSIVVAGRIGSAFAAELGTMQVSEQTDSLRVLGANPVDYLVTPRVIATCIALPFLTLACFTVGMASSAFLADGVYGISINIILDSARRSLKSWDIISAMIKSQVFAAIISIVSCAWGVTTSGGAKGVGESTTSAVVISLVGIFIADFVLSYFFFQGAGDSLKKCM, from the exons ATGCTAGCTGCCGTACAAATTCATCCACTGTGTTGCCTCTCTAATAG GGTTAGCACCATAAGTATAACTTGTGCTGCAAAAAATGTAAACACAAGACACCGATGTATATCTGGACAATTTGATTTTGTTAAGGGGACCAAGGCTTGCCAGTTCTTCTTTCCTGTTCGACGAGGAAACACTTTTGTTGTTTTCAATACGGATGATGGTCATCCAGTTATCACGCCATCAGAAGAATCTGTATCGGAAGAAGAGACCACTGAGATATCTGCAGATGGTTATGAGCCAGAGACATTCCTTAGTAAATGGTCGCCTCCTAGGTACTTGTGGAGAGGGTTATCTATTCTTGTTTTGGCAGGACAAGTAGTCTTCCGAGCTATTAAGGGTAAAATTCATTGGAAAAATACTCTCCAGCAGCTCGAGAGAGTCGGACCTAAATCAGTCGGTGTCTGTCTCTTGACATCAGCATTTGTTGGCATGGCCTTTGCTATCCAGTTTGTTCGGGAATTCACCAGATTAGGACTGAATAGATCCATTGGTGGGGTTTTAGCCCTGGCCTTCTCGAGGGAACTCAGTCCCGTGATCACATCTATTGTGGTTGCAGGTCGTATCGGCAGTGCGTTTGCCGCTGAATTAGGGACAATGCAGGTTTCTGAACAAACTGATTCATTGAGAGTTCTTGGTGCAAACCCGGTTGATTATTTGGTGACACCCAGAGTGATTGCGACATGTATCGCTCTACCGTTTCTTACTCTGGCGTGTTTCACTGTCGGAATGGCATCGAGTGCTTTCCTCGCAGATGGCGTCTATGGGATCAGTATAAACATAATCTTGGATTCTGCCCGAAGATCTCTAAAATCTTGGGATATAATTAGTGCCATGATCAAGTCACAGGTCTTTGCTGCAATAATATCGATAGTGAGCTGCGCATGGGGTGTCACCACATCCGGAGGTGCCAAGGGCGTTGGAGAATCGACTACATCGGCGGTGGTCATTTCGTTGGTCGGGATTTTTATTGCCGATTTTGTTCTTTCTTATTTCTTCTTCCAAGGTGCTGGAGATTCATTGAAGAAATGTATGTAA
- the LOC140830447 gene encoding protein TRIGALACTOSYLDIACYLGLYCEROL 1, chloroplastic isoform X1 → MLNFYRFPLPVPSSRVEERVLFDTLLSGKDRAERHTFSCFEQQGENMLAAVQIHPLCCLSNRVSTISITCAAKNVNTRHRCISGQFDFVKGTKACQFFFPVRRGNTFVVFNTDDGHPVITPSEESVSEEETTEISADGYEPETFLSKWSPPRYLWRGLSILVLAGQVVFRAIKGKIHWKNTLQQLERVGPKSVGVCLLTSAFVGMAFAIQFVREFTRLGLNRSIGGVLALAFSRELSPVITSIVVAGRIGSAFAAELGTMQVSEQTDSLRVLGANPVDYLVTPRVIATCIALPFLTLACFTVGMASSAFLADGVYGISINIILDSARRSLKSWDIISAMIKSQVFAAIISIVSCAWGVTTSGGAKGVGESTTSAVVISLVGIFIADFVLSYFFFQGAGDSLKKCM, encoded by the exons ATGTTAAATTTCTACCGATTTCCTCTTCCAGTG CCCTCTTCCCGGGTTGAAGAGAGAGTCCTCTTCGACACTCTCTTATCTGGAAAAGACAGAGCCGAAAGACATACTTTTTCTTGTTTTGAGCAGCAGGGTGAAAACATGCTAGCTGCCGTACAAATTCATCCACTGTGTTGCCTCTCTAATAG GGTTAGCACCATAAGTATAACTTGTGCTGCAAAAAATGTAAACACAAGACACCGATGTATATCTGGACAATTTGATTTTGTTAAGGGGACCAAGGCTTGCCAGTTCTTCTTTCCTGTTCGACGAGGAAACACTTTTGTTGTTTTCAATACGGATGATGGTCATCCAGTTATCACGCCATCAGAAGAATCTGTATCGGAAGAAGAGACCACTGAGATATCTGCAGATGGTTATGAGCCAGAGACATTCCTTAGTAAATGGTCGCCTCCTAGGTACTTGTGGAGAGGGTTATCTATTCTTGTTTTGGCAGGACAAGTAGTCTTCCGAGCTATTAAGGGTAAAATTCATTGGAAAAATACTCTCCAGCAGCTCGAGAGAGTCGGACCTAAATCAGTCGGTGTCTGTCTCTTGACATCAGCATTTGTTGGCATGGCCTTTGCTATCCAGTTTGTTCGGGAATTCACCAGATTAGGACTGAATAGATCCATTGGTGGGGTTTTAGCCCTGGCCTTCTCGAGGGAACTCAGTCCCGTGATCACATCTATTGTGGTTGCAGGTCGTATCGGCAGTGCGTTTGCCGCTGAATTAGGGACAATGCAGGTTTCTGAACAAACTGATTCATTGAGAGTTCTTGGTGCAAACCCGGTTGATTATTTGGTGACACCCAGAGTGATTGCGACATGTATCGCTCTACCGTTTCTTACTCTGGCGTGTTTCACTGTCGGAATGGCATCGAGTGCTTTCCTCGCAGATGGCGTCTATGGGATCAGTATAAACATAATCTTGGATTCTGCCCGAAGATCTCTAAAATCTTGGGATATAATTAGTGCCATGATCAAGTCACAGGTCTTTGCTGCAATAATATCGATAGTGAGCTGCGCATGGGGTGTCACCACATCCGGAGGTGCCAAGGGCGTTGGAGAATCGACTACATCGGCGGTGGTCATTTCGTTGGTCGGGATTTTTATTGCCGATTTTGTTCTTTCTTATTTCTTCTTCCAAGGTGCTGGAGATTCATTGAAGAAATGTATGTAA